One genomic region from Oncorhynchus gorbuscha isolate QuinsamMale2020 ecotype Even-year linkage group LG13, OgorEven_v1.0, whole genome shotgun sequence encodes:
- the c2cd3 gene encoding C2 domain-containing protein 3 isoform X2, whose translation MKTKKLKSTKCGSIRRKVPSDVSPTTSLPPLVEGQLRCFLRVTVSRVLWTVPKPSPTTFIRLRWWGESSNGTHFRPRDGSQTTQKTVKSTARFPIRCGPKQFTSYLTDMGSLVLEVLTKPEHLPIARAQVAGISCLSLSHSISGFFTLVSPTSEKLGELQVSLALEALTETYDSSCSFPTTDMSIETTVSAFRSTVKPASQPNILVVPSLSRPLSVNSGKESGSNTPRGKDHLYFQNAQTEKKTDLALENQKPTSSRSQHGQGAANPTVQESTHGQTTNDILSVILERGSKLRNAMVVSALKSDMDSELALKDTPLPLPKDNIGAPPMPSIPPRGRLLQNILHADSSLLQSPHSPPDYLSPDGTAADTENRAVDLLLGSLNGSALPIWDGEGSPPDSFLSVYGDSELNDPQYDQSLLENLFYKAPMSNSSPSDDDKDGPSPKKNLKKRGDDKELRHSGPKKSGGLDSENVQTPGTGDMLPGLCMDQLTVLGEVRLARVVIHSLTVPADSTTTIPKKTSGKGKPPRPLSSKKCSYFVEYLFPVASSRHDPSQALAAEVTRVFSSKVTGGVVNFQQRNVFPVHFSGSTIEQWWGTELTFNIYFRNSSQKKPVAIGMAVFPLRCLLQREQLSQTIILPVQSLQGTGESQDIGPLKVSLELAADNKNFSSANGQRSAGASYRAPSHALTSPQREASPSRVDMTTIRPQHHNTRGEDIPLSTDNNRYSRTGKITVAPQGPSPLTSLQTSHDRPQAHQVVEEDSGVLLHALLMVPNGKDFSCGPMQPPNVYLNCKLFGQDETSRSVISWGQANPSFNFVQVAPVALTSRLLERMRNNVMVIEVWQRAGSLGQDRLRGLVKLPLHQFYMSFRDPKISHLLLQAQYPVLGVDSYMPVIDVFSGIIKGNLRVLLAMGLSVQIVSLQHMRDEELGSVSHLPRPAHLLDHQPHKVKPSPEETMREHLFVVRVERVKGLTPLQSTVWGEADCYVQYTFPTQEEPPAQSLDPNLLNCSVNLRQFRTTTTLCVPDPVFGHSESHVLLAPVEVPVQRLLLSSFSSQGLANGGGIPFEVWCRYYYPNVRDQLVAKGMLPLSKLCAMVTMQRQQPTEAQVFSLPLMPRTDSPAGHQPQPSGLLDVFVHYKQRPLISDVRSGGAASRVVTMVVQVHRAAGLQAAARALSEQDETFQYYADVGVNVYVTAHLSFLPESERRSTRVAARTFCPEFDHHTEFPCELQVQRSSGETCSLAELLQEATAVFTVWNRDSRMVMVSPRSKNTLLGTVRIQLADLIHKRTGISGWFGVSLPKDLTSSPRHHIFVGGLDISINFAHHADRERVITAAQGLGWEVGREEEEEELPNEGDMWAETPRTVSLTMSMPRAWLPVHCLLLPGHSELQRSTYCYFRYKLYDGEAFCSQLRHPGLSVEKGGGGEEGLATVAFRGSRTVELRSSQPLLWYLREEKLEIQMWVAFGKDRRPRPHDMDRLVGSAFVDLSSLAMMARHKLNLSGVYPLFRRSAPDLSGAALRVHITLTPGSLPEAHTPGGGDSQDQENCDSQGEEEEGGQGVPSSTAAVSRQSGTPSRHQTKSSVSVEPSQPFEVSMEDTFTVTITVDRAMHLSLKGCPLAERSGVLPSCWVSYITTVSAEPVTTALIADSHCPIWDHQQECRLSKQLLLDPQQSLVFKVWHKGDVERVIGFASVDLSPLLSGFQSVCGWYNITDFNGQCQGQLKVSVSPLKGVQELRGQRQAVCDGNKDSSALFQTLPLYYHTTATYSSFPSHVSRYTEQRINSTPHLSDRLLPERSSECDRHDEHMDRVRLYHQSLQEGGGGHPTSAAAVDAHPSSSVLFSALRKNLSELDDIQRYFSHKLSTPTFPSQSEQGQRSRLDEHQVTDTDSSQLLLKSTRLVGEVNNLISVIGSRELEGQAAKERIGFGGDQRDIPAGARDTGLQGHYRMETIPSSPKNISTTPPVPDDHHLPEGYETFPQSAPCIHKASGSPQEDLSPVPSPVPCMYQEHSDFQADEEEEDKAPASEDDGGGPREEEEDGDYEETVVEPRPLNEFASLTDRTSPWTSLLSDPDLASLESLETPEERQALDYSYHPSLTQQEGERSDLQTDTLQAWRSSEAIGSRLEEREQHVNSEFSHGPDTDEEEDTVSDGERTLQTSDNEAALHQESITAALHEQSLLCSGETASRVPGDREALSEVETSGLLYDTAAFSEEDTEHVVTSDTYQPETFLHKEDNRKSKHSDPVEIPNFFLSSHHMEASMRALRIAPVFPLASSDPKKSSLRHGILCRRVPRPRPNIPPSSMKKEETKRIAKIFASHFKD comes from the exons TCCCCAGTGATGTGTCCCCAACCACAAGCCTCCCTCCACTGGTTGAGGGTCAGCTGCGATGCTTTCTACGAGTGACAGTAAGCAGAGTTTTGTGGACAGTCCCCAAGCCTTCCCCGACAACTTTTATCAGATTGCGCTGGTGGGGAGAGTCTTCCAATGGGACCCACTTCAGACCACGGGATGGGTCACAAACGACACAGAAGACTGTGAAGTCCACCGCTCGCTTTCCCATCCGATGTGGACCGAAGCAGTTCACATCCTATTTAACAG ATATGGGCTCTCTGGTGTTGGAGGTGCTGACAAAGCCAGAACACCTGCCAATTGCTCGTGCTCAGGTTGCTGGGatttcttgtctctctctgtcacactccaTCAGTGGGTTCTTCACCCTGGTGTCTCCAACATCTGAGAAGCTTGGAGAATTACAG GTGTCGCTTGCTCTGGAGGCCCTGACTGAAACGTACGACAGCAGCTGCTCATTTCCCACCACAGACATGAGTATCGAAACGACTGTGTCTGCATTCAGGTCCACAGTGAAGCCAGCATCTCAACCAAACATTCTGGTGGTGCCCTCCTTGTCCAGACCACTCTCTGTCAACAGTGGGAAAGAGTCGGGGAGCAATACGCCAAG AGGGAAAGATCATTTGTACTTCCAAAATGCCCAGACGGAAAAAAAGACTGACTTGGCACTTGAGAACCAAAAGCCAACATCAAGTAGATCTCAACATGGACAGGGAGCGGCAAATCCCACAGTACAGGAATCAACTCACGGACAGACCACCAACGACATACTTTCAG TTATTCTAGAGCGTGGAAGCAAGCTTAGAAATGCCATGGTGGTATCAGCTTTAAAGTCTGACATGGACTCTGAACTGGCTCTGAAAGacactcctctacctcttccaAAGGACAACATAGGAGCACCACCAAT GCCGTCCATTCCTCCCCGTGGGAGGCTACTGCAGAACATTCTGCATGCTGACTCCAGTCTCCTGCAGTCTCCCCACAGTCCCCCAGACTACCTCAGCCCAGACGGTACTGCTGCTGACACTGAGAACAGGGCAGTGGATCTGCTGCTGGGCAG TTTGAACGGATCTGCTCTCCCTATCTGGGATGGAGAGGGCTCTCCTCCTGATTCTTTCCTCAGTGTGTATGGAGACAGTGAACTCAATGACCCACAGTATGACCAGAGCCTGCTAGAGAACCTCTTCTACAAAGCTCCT ATGTCTAACAGCAGTCCAAGTGATGACGACAAGGATGGTCCTTCTCCAAAGAAGAATCTCAAGAAGAGGGGTGATGATAAAGAGCTGAGGCACTCTGGTCCAAAGAAAAGTGGAGG CCTGGACTCAGAAAATGTGCAGACTCCAGGGACTGGGGATATGCTTCCAGGGCTGTGTATGGACCAGCTCACTGTCCTAGGTGAGGTCCGGTTGGCCAGAGTAGTGATTCACTCCCTGACTGTGCCTGCCGACAGCACCACCACCATACCTAAGAAGACGTCTGGCAAAGGGAAACCTCCTCGACCCCTCTCCTCTAAGAAATG CTCCTATTTTGTGGAGTACCTGTTCCCCGTAGCTTCCAGCAGGCATGATCCTAGTCAGGCCCTGGCAGCAGAGGTGACACGAGTCTTCTCTAGTAAAGTTACAGGGGGTG TGGTGAACTTTCAGCAGCGCAATGTGTTTCCAGTCCACTTCAGTGGGTCAACTATTGAGCAGTGGTGGGGAACAGAACTCACATTTAACATCTACTTCAGAAACAGCTCCCAGaagaaa CCTGTAGCCATTGGCATGGCTGTGTTCCCCCTCCGCTGTCTACTGCAGAGGGAGCAGTTGAGTCAGACTATCATTCTGCCTGTCCAGAGTTTGCAGGGGACTGGTGAGAGCCAGGACATCGGCCCCCTCAAg GTGTCACTTGAACTGGCTGCAGACAACAAAAATTTCTCATCAGCCAATGGTCAAAGGTCAGCTGGAGCTAGTTACAGAGCCCCCTCCCATGCCCTGACCAGTCCCCAGAGAGAAGCTAGTCCCTCAAGGGTGGACATGACAACCATTAGGCCTCAGCATCACAACACTAGAGGGGAGGATATCCCTCTATCTACTGATAATAATAGATATTCCAGGACGGGAAAAATAACTGTGGCCCCTCAAG GTCCCTCACCTCTCACCAGCCTCCAGACATCTCATGACAGACCTCAGGCCCatcaggtggtggaggaggacagtGGGGTTCTGCTGCATGCTTTGCTCATGGTGCCTAATGGAAAGGACTTTAGCTGTGGACCCATGCAGCCTCCTAATGTCTACTTGAACTGTAAGCTCTTTGGCCAGGATGAGACGTCCAGATCAGTGATCAGCTGGGGCCAGGCAAACCCCTCGTTCAACTTTGTACAG GTGGCTCCTGTGGCCTTGACCTCGAGGCTGCTAGAGAGGATGAGGAACAATGTGATGGTGATTGAGGTTTGGCAGAGAGCAGGAAGCTTAGGGCAGGATCGGCTCCGAGGGCTGGTCAAACTACCCCTCCACCAGTTCTACATGTCCTTCAG AGATCCCAAGATTTCCCACCTTCTGCTTCAGGCTCAGTACCCAGTGTTAGGGGTGGACAGCTACATGCCAGTCATTGATGTGTTTTCAGGCATTATTAAGGGCAACCTCCGGGTGCTTCTAGCCATGGGTCTATCTGTCCAAATAGTATCTCTGCAGCATATGAGGGATGAAGAACTTGGCTCTGTGtctcatctcccaagaccagccCATTTGCTGGATCACCAACCACACAAG GTGAAGCCGTCTCCCGAGGAGACTATGAGAGAGCACTTGTTTGtggtgagagtggagagagtgaagggtctgacaccactacagtctacagtctgggGGGAGGCTGACTGTTATGTCCAGTACACCTTCCCTACTCAGGAGGAGCCTCCTGCTCAAAGTCTGGACCCAAATCTGTTAAACTGCA GTGTGAATCTGAGGCAGTTCCGTACCACCACTACCCTGTGTGTTCCTGACCCAGTGTTTGGCCACAGTGAGAGTCACGTGCTGCTGGCTCCTGTAGAAGTCCCAGTCCAGAGACTGCTACTCAGCTCTTTCTCCAGCCAGGGCCTGGCCAATGGAGGAGGCATCCCGTTTGAAGTGTGGTGCAG GTACTATTACCCAAATGTCCGGGACCAGTTGGTGGCTAAAGGGATGCTGCCCCTGTCCAAGCTGTGCGCCATGGTGACCATGCAGAGACAACAGCCCACTGAAGCCCAGGTCTTCTCCCTTCCGCTGATGCCCAGGACTGACAGCCCTGCTGGACACCAACCTCAGCCCTCAG GATTGCTTGATGTGTTTGTTCATTACAAACAACGTCCGTTGATATCTGATGTAAGGAgtgggggggctgcctctcgggtgGTGACCATGGTGGTTCAGGTGCACAGGGCAGCAGGACTACAGGCAGCAGCAAG GGCTTTGTCAGAGCAAGATGAAACGTTTCAGTACTATGCTGATGTTGGGGTGAATGTGTACGTTACtgcccatctctccttcctgcctGAGAGTGAGAGGCGCAGTACCCGTGTGGCCGCCAGGACCTTCTGCCCAGAGTTTGACCACCACACTGAGTTCCCCTGTGAGCTGCAG GTCCAGAGGAGCTCTGGGGAGACCTGCAGCCTGGCTGAGCTCCTGCAGGAGGCCACAGCTGTCTTCACTGTCTGGAATAGAGACAGTCGCATGG TGATGGTCAGCCCGAGATCAAAGAATACTCTGTTGGGTACAGTGAGAATTCAGCTGGCTGATCTCATCCATAAAAGAACAG GGATCAGTGGGTGGTTTGGAGTGTCTCTGCCGAAGGACCTGACCTCATCTCCCAGACATCACATATTCGTGGGCGGCCTGGACATCTCCATCAACTTTGCACACCatgcagatagagagagggtcatCACTGCCGCCCAGGGCCTGGGctgggaggtggggagggaggaggaggaagaggagctacCCAATGAGGGAGATATGTGGGCTGAGACTCCAAGGACGGTGTCCCTGACCATGTCCATGCCCAGAGCTTGGCTGCCTGTCCACTGTCTCCTCCTGCCTGGACACAGCGAGCTGCAGCGCTCCACCTACTGCTACTTTAGATATAAACTCTACGACGGAGAGGCCTTCTGCTCCCAGCTCAGACACCCTGGCCTGTCTGTGGagaagggaggtggaggggaagagggccTGGCCACGGTGGCCTTCAGAGGAAGCAGGACTGTGGAGCTGAGGAGCAGCCAGCCCCTGCTGTGGTACCTCCGGGAGGAGAAGCTTGAGATTCAGATGTGGGTGGCCTTTGGGAAGGACAGGAGACCTAGGCCTCATGACATGGACCGGCTGGTGGGCTCAGCCTTCGTGGACCTCTCCTCCCTGGCCATGATGGCAAGGCATAAGCTGAATCTCAGTG GTGTGTACCCCCTGTTCAGGCGCTCCGCCCCAGATCTGAGTGGAGCTGCCCTGAGGGTCCACATCACCCTGACCCCTGGATCCCTCCCAGAGGCGCACACACCTGGAGGAGGGGACAGCCAGGACCAGGAGAACTGTGAcagccagggagaggaggaggagggagggcagggagTCCCCTCATCCACAGCAGCTGTGTCCAGACAGTCTGGAACACCCAGCAGACACCAGACCAAGTCCTCAGTGAGTGTAGAGCCTTCACAGCCCTTCGAGGTCAGCATGGAGGACACGTTCACTGTCACCATCACTGTGGACAGGGCCATGCACCTCAGTCTTAAAG GCTGTCCTCTAGCTGAGCGTAGTGGAGTGCTGCCTAGTTGTTGGGTGTCCTACATCACGACTGTCTCTGCTGAACCAGTCACCACAGCTCTCATAGCAGACAGTCACTGCCCCATCTGGGACCACCAGCAGGAGTGCAG GCTGTCAAAGCAACTTCTTCTGGATCCACAACAGTCCCTGGTGTTCAAAGTCTGGCACAAAGGAG ATGTGGAGCGGGTGATTGGGTTTGCCTCAGTGGACCTGTCCCCTCTCCTGTCAGgcttccagtcagtgtgtggctGGTACAACATCACTGACTTCAATGGCCAGTGCCAGGGCCAGCTCAAAGTGTCTGTCTCCCCACTTAAGGGAGTCCAGGAGCTGCGGGgtcagagacaggctgtgtgtgACGGCAACAAAGACTCCTCA GCTTTGTTCCAGACCCTGCCCCTCTATTACCACACGACAGCCACATACAGCAGTTTCCCCTCCCACGTCAGCCGCTACACAGAGCAGAGGATCAACTCCACACCCCACCTTTCTGACAGGCTGCTGCCAGAAAG GTCCAGTGAATGTGACCGGCATGATGAGCACATGGACAGGGTGCGACTGTACCACCAGAGTCttcaggaggggggagggggccaCCCCACCAGTGCTGCTGCGGTGGACGCCCATCCCTCCAGCTCCGTTCTGTTCTCAGCACTCCG GAAGAACCTAAGTGAGTTGGATGACATCCAGAGGTACTTCAGCCATAAGCTGTCCACCCCTACCTTCCCCTCTCAAAGTGAGCAGGGCCAGCGCTCCAGACTGGACGAGCACCAGGTCACAGACACAGACTCCTCCCAGCTCCTTCTCAAGTCCACCCGCCTGGTTGGGGAGGTTAACAACCTCATCAGTG tcattggcagcagagaactggaaggacaggcggccaaagaaagaattggttttgggggtgaccagagagatatacctgctggagcgcgtgatacag GTCTACAGGGACATTATCGCATGGAGACAATACCTTCTAGCCCCAAGAACATCTCAACAACTCCCCCTGTTCCAGATGACCACCACCTGCCCGAAGGCTATGAAACATTCCCCCAGAGTGCTCCATGTATCCATAAAGCATCAGGCTCCCCCCAGGAGGATTTGTCTCCTGTCCCTTCACCTGTACCATGTATGTATCAGGAACACAGTGATTTTCAggctgatgaagaggaggaggacaaggccCCTGCATCTGAAGATGATGGAGGAGGacccagagaggaggaagaggatggagattATGAGGAGACTGTGGTAGAGCCCAGGCCTCTGAATGAGTTTGCATCTCTAACAGACAGAACCAGCCCCTGGACCAGCCTGCTGTCAGACCCAGACCTAGCCTCTCTGGAGAGTCTGGAGACACCAGAGGAGCGCCAAGCCTTGGACTACTCCTACCACCCCAGCCTCACCcaacaggagggggagaggtctGATCTGCAGACTGACACCCTGCAGGCATGGAGGTCTAGTGAGGCCATAGGCAGCAGACTAGAGGAGAGGGAGCAACATGTTAACTCTGAATTCTCTCATGGACCAGACACAGATGAGGAGGAAGACACTGTGAGTGATGGTGAGAGGACACTCCAAACCTCTGACAATGAGGCAGCACTACATCAGGAGTCCATCACTGCTGCTCTACACGAACAGTCCTTATTGTGTAGTGGAGAGACTGCTAGCAGGGTTCCTGGTGACAGAGAAGCTCTATCAGAGGTTGAGACCTCCGGGTTGTTGTACGACACAGCTGCTTTCTCAGAAGAGGACACAGAACATGTTGTCACATCTGACACATATCAGCCAGAAACGTTCCTACACAAAGAAGACAACAGGAAGTCTAAACA CTCTGACCCTGTGGAGATCCCTAATTTCTTCCTCTCATCTCACCACATGGAGGCTTCTATGAGAGCGCTACGCATAGCACCTGTCTTCCCCCTGGCCTCTTCTGACCCA AAAAAGAGCTCTCTTAGACATGGGATTCTCTGTCGGCGCGTTCCTCGTCCCAGGCCCAATATACCACCGTCGTCCATGAAGAAAGAAGAGACCAAGAGAATAGCAAAGATATTTGCATCTCATTTTAAAGACTAA